In Corvus moneduloides isolate bCorMon1 chromosome 3, bCorMon1.pri, whole genome shotgun sequence, one DNA window encodes the following:
- the MSH5 gene encoding mutS protein homolog 5 has product MSATSATSCALPPPLGPEQEEQESSEIHMSVLWYAGQLAITYYDTEDCSVYFMPEIPDNEDLKLLQKVIGELNPQCIVTSAKQDQNIAKFLTNLTATAGDKDTGKPEIVLFPNIDFGLEVTKQRILSRQFPFIPSHMTATEKILYLSSIIPFESPLMIRALGGLLKFLDRRRVGVELEDSSVAVPILAFKKFVLSDTVNMDQDTYCVLQIFKSDTHPSVYKLSSGLKEGFSLYGILNRCRCKWGEKLLRLWLTRPTRNVTELNKRLDVINFFLLAQNHETVLTLQNCLKNIKNVPLILKRMTLSNTKVSDWQALYKTAYNAVCLRDTCRSLPNTIELFQTISRVFTDDLHYIANLISKVVDFEGSLSENRFTVRPNVDANIDEKKRKLMGLSDFLTEVARKELETLDNRITSCCVIYIPLIGFLLSIPRLPNMVEKSDFEIEGLDFMFLSEDKLHYRSARTKELDSLLGDLHCEIRDQETLIMHQLQTRILEKSEVLNSVIEYTAHLDVLLALAAMARENAYCRPRFTHRHGFHIKDGRHPLMELCAKTFVANPVDSGEATRRIKIITGPNSSGKSVYLKQVGLIVFMALIGSYVPAAEAEIGVIDGIYTRIHSRESVSVGLSTFMIDLNQVAKAVNNATERSLVLIDEFGKGTNTLDGLSLLAAVLRYWIRQGTQCPQVFVSTNFHSLMQLELLPDTPLLEYLTMETHQDGEELIFFYQIKQGMSTISHAATIAALAGMPAKIIERGVEVSELIRNGKPIKRLDHPSKGDRMEKCKSVVEKFLCIDLDDPQVDLEEFMSKEVLPSAASVL; this is encoded by the coding sequence ATGAGTGCCACATCAGCCACGAGCTGTGCCTTGCCACCGCCGCTTGGGCCTGAGCAAGAGGAGCAAGAGAGCTCGGAGATACATATGTCTGTTTTGTGGTATGCAGGGCAGCTGGCAATTACTTACTATGATACAGAAGATTGCTCAGTCTACTTCATGCCTGAGATACCTGATAATGAAGACCTCAAGCTACTGCAAAAAGTGATTGGGGAACTTAACCCTCAATGCATAGTGACCAGTGCAAAACAGGACCAGAACATTGCCAAATTCCTGACCAACCTAACAGCTACTGCTGGTGATAAAGACACGGGAAAACCAGAAATTGTCCTGTTTCCTAACATAGATTTTGGTTTAGAAGTCACCAAGCAACGGATCCTATCTAGGCAATTTCCATTTATCCCATCTCATATGACTGCAACAGAGAAAATTCTCTATTTGTCCTCAATCATCCCTTTCGAGAGTCCACTCATGATACGAGCCTTAGGGGGCCTCCTTAAGTTTCTAGACAGGAGAAGGGTTGGAGTTGAGCTCGAAGACAGCAGTGTAGCAGTTCCTATTTTGGCCTTTAAAAAATTTGTGCTGTCAGATACTGTGAATATGGACCAAGACACTTACTGTGTCCTGCAGATATTTAAAAGTGATACCCATCCTTCTGTGTACAAGCTATCCAGTGGACTAAAAGAAGGATTTAGCTTATACGGAATTTTAAACCGTTGCAGATgcaaatggggagaaaaactGCTGAGGCTGTGGCTCACACGACCTACCCGGAACGTGACAGAGTTGAACAAACGGCTAGATGTTATCAACTTCTTCCTGCTGGCTCAGAACCATGAAACAGTCCTCACTCTTCAAAACTGCCtcaagaatattaaaaatgtgcCTCTTATTTTAAAGAGAATGACTCTTTCCAACACAAAAGTTAGTGACTGGCAAGCACTGTATAAGACAGCGTACAATGCAGTGTGCCTTAGAGACACGTGTCGCTCTCTGCCCAATACTATTGAACTTTTTCAGACTATTTCACGTGTCTTCACTGATGATCTGCACTACATTGCTAATCTAATCAGCAAAGTGGTAGACTTTGAGGGCAGCCTCTCAGAGAACCGCTTCACTGTTAGACCTAATGTAGACGCCAATATTGATGAAAAGAAACGAAAGCTGATGGGACTGTCAGACTTCCTTACAGAAGTGGCACGAAAAGAACTGGAGACTTTGGACAATCGGATTACCTCCTGTTGTGTGATCTACATTCCTTTGATTGGGTTCCTTCTGTCCATTCCACGCCTACCAAATATGGTGGAGAAGAGTGACTTTGAAATTGAAGGCTTGGACTTCATGTTCTTGTCAGAGGATAAACTGCACTACAGAAGTGCCCGAACCAAGGAGTTAGACAGCCTGCTGGGTGACTTGCACTGTGAGATCAGAGACCAGGAAACACTcatcatgcaccagctgcagacAAGGATCTTGGAGAAGTCTGAAGTACTTAACAGTGTGATTGAGTACACTGCACACCTGGATGTACTGCTAGCCTTGGCAGCGATGGCCCGGGAGAATGCCTATTGCCGACCTCGCTTTACTCATCGCCACGGCTTCCACATCAAGGATGGAAGACATCCACTCATGGAACTATGTGCAAAGACTTTTGTGGCCAATCCTGTGGACAGCGGTGAGGCTACCAGACGCATAAAGATCATCACAGGGCCAAACTCCTCTGGAAAGAGTGTTTACTTAAAGCAAGTAGGTCTTATAGTGTTCATGGCTCTGATCGGCAGTTAtgtccctgcagcagaggcagagattGGAGTAATTGATGGGATTTACACAAGAATCCACAGTAGGGAATCGGTTTCTGTAGGGCTCTCCACATTCATGATTGATCTTAACCAGGTTGCCAAGGCTGTAAACAATGCCACAGAGAGGTCCCTGGTACTTATTGATGAGTTTGGTAAAGGGACCAACACACTGGATGGCCTGTCCCTTCTGGCTGCTGTCCTGAGGTACTGGATCAGACAAGGAACACAGTGTCCACAGGTCTTTGTCTCCACTAACTTTCACAGTTTAATGCAGCTAGAACTCCTGCCTGACACACCTCTTCTGGAGTACCTGACCATGGAGACCCACCAGGATGGAGAGGAGTTGATATTTTTCTATCAGATCAAACAGGGTATGTCCACTATTAGTCATGCTGCCACCATTGCTGCATTAGCAGGAATGCCAGCCAAAATTATTGAAAGAGGAGTGGAAGTATCAGAACTGATTCGCAATGGAAAACCTATCAAACGTCTTGATCATCCTTCCAAAGGCGATAGGATGGAAAAATGCAAGTCTGTTGTGGAAAAGTTTCTTTGCATAGACCTTGACGATCCCCAAGTGGACTTGGAAGAGTTCATGTCTAAAGAAGTGCTGCCTTCTGCAGCCTCAGTCCTGTAG